In Oryza glaberrima chromosome 8, OglaRS2, whole genome shotgun sequence, the following are encoded in one genomic region:
- the LOC127781267 gene encoding zinc finger protein SHOOT GRAVITROPISM 5-like: protein MLSSCAPTAVPPQDVSGAATEPFRSLQIATAGAAAKKKRRPAGTPDPDAEVVSLSPRTLLESDRYVCEICNQGFQRDQNLQMHRRRHKVPWKLLKREAGEAARKRVFVCPEPTCLHHDPSHALGDLVGIKKHFRRKHSGHRQWACSRCSKAYAVHSDYKAHLKTCGTRGHTCDCGRVFSRVESFIEHQDACSAGRPRAAEASSSPGRGGGVVVGAPAAASSSQQQQQQQLFAVPASLSRTASSASPSSDLVVSPVAWPATGGGGPAMASPRAAAPAPAGGSIAAFHHRFTDPALSPPTPCGGRRGGCHTTHSLELQLMPPRTTTTCAGGSLGGTPVATAVGYYASSSPHSPAAALPSRQPVADAMRLQLSIGFGGARDDGNNNSSSSSGEVLSASATRLKEAAHEQLRLAMAEKAAADEARAQAKRQAELADQELATARRMRHQAQVELSRAHALRDHAIRQVDATQLQITCYSCRHKFRARAAAMISSDVASYVSSVVTEGGDAEVDNDGNLHRRRLNADDGMPRSHSRTMAMDLN, encoded by the exons ATGCTGAGTTCTTGCGCGCCGACGGCCGTGCCGCCGCAGGATGTGTCCGGTGCGGCGACGGAGCCGTTCCGGTCGCTGCAGATCGccaccgccggtgccgccgcgaagaagaagcggcggccaGCCGGGACACCTG ACCCGGACGCGGAGGTGGTGTCGCTGTCGCCGAGGACGCTGCTGGAGTCTGACCGGTACGTGTGCGAGATCTGCAACCAGGGGTTCCAGCGCGACCAGAACCTGCAGatgcaccggcggcggcacaaGGTGCCGTGGAAGCTGCTGAagcgggaggccggcgaggcggcgcggaaGCGGGTGTTCGTGTGCCCGGAGCCGACGTGCCTCCACCACGACCCCTCCCACGCGCTCGGCGACCTCGTCGGCATCAAGAAGCACTTCCGCCGCAAGCACAGCGGCCACCGCCAGTGGGCGTGCTCCCGCTGCTCCAAGGCCTACGCCGTCCACTCCGACTACAAGGCTCACCTCAAGACCTGCGGCACCCGCGGCCACACCTGCGACTGCGGCCGCGTCTTCTCCAG GGTGGAGAGCTTCATCGAGCACCAGGACGCGTGCAGCGCCGGCAGGCCACGCGCCGCCGAGGCGTCATCGTCCCcgggacgcggcggtggcgtcgtggttggtgcgccggcggcggcatcgtcgtctcagcagcagcagcagcagcagcttttTGCGGTGCCGGCTTCGTTGTCGCGGACGGCGTCCAGCGCCAGCCCGTCGAGCGACCTGGTGGTGAGCCCGGTGGCCTGGCCTGctactggtggtggtggtccggCAATGGCGAGTCCCCGTGCTGCGGCGCCGGCTCCTGCTGGCGGTAGCATCGCGGCGTTCCACCACCGGTTCACTGACCCGGCGCTGTCGCCACCGACGCCGTGtggtggccggcgaggaggatgcCACACTACCCACAGCCTGGAGCTGCAGCTCATGCCAccgcgcaccaccaccacctgcgcAGGCGGCAGCCTCGGTGGTACTCCAGTTGCCACCGCCGTTGGGTACTACGCTTCCTCTTCGCCGCATtcgcctgctgctgctcttcCGTCGCGGCAGCCGGTCGCCGACGCAATGCGGCTGCAGCTCTCGATCGGGTTCGGCGGCGCACGCGATGATggcaacaacaacagcagcagcagcagcggcgaggTGTTGTCGGCCTCGGCGACGAGGCTGAAGGAGGCCGCCCACGAGCAGCTGCGTCTGGCGATGGCCGAGAAGGCGGCCGCGGACGAGGCGCGCGCGCAGGCGAAGCGGCAGGCGGAGCTCGCCGACCAGGAGCTGGCGACCGCGCGGCGGATGCGGCACCAGGCGCAGGTGGAGCTCAGCCGCGCGCACGCGCTCCGCGACCACGCCATACGCCAGGTCGACGCCACGCAGCTGCAGATCACCTGCTACAGCTGCCGCCACAAGTTCCGGGCGAGAGCGGCCGCCATGATCAGCTCCGACGTCGCCAGCTACGTCTCGTCCGTCGTCACcgagggcggcgacgccgaggtcGACAACGACGGCAActtgcaccgccgccgcctcaacgcTGACGATGGCATGCCAAGGAGCCATTCTAGGACGATGGCAATGGACCTCAACTAG